Proteins co-encoded in one Halorussus vallis genomic window:
- a CDS encoding aldehyde dehydrogenase family protein, producing MHPEEFENELTLLTYQQNGDEDEFHEAYETAVESVKADLGAYHGLHIDGSNVDTDDRFEVTSPGDFDLEIGEFAAGGESEVNAAVSAAKAAFPEWERRDVDARTEVFRTAADRMRDRKFELAATMSLENGKNRTEAMADVDEAIDFLRFYSRELERSDGYRFDTGQPTPHQHTTNLLRPYGVFAVVAPFNFPLAILVGMTTGAMVTGNTIVAKPASATPLIAHKYVDILTDAGIPDGVCNLVTGGGREVGQPLTEHEDVAGVAFTGSREVGLDIERTFRERGKRGPVIAELGGKNPVIVSDEADLDGAVEGVTKGAFSFSGQKCSATSRVYVYEDIFDEFTDRLVDATEQLGIGRSEKLETVVNPVIDDGALERYRRITEQARTDGTVRTGGSVVDDDDLPEGRYVEPTVVTDIPHEHDLAREEHFLPFVTVHPVSGLREGIEKSNDSDYGLCAGIFSEDDEEVERWFDEVESGMCYANRTQSATTGALVQAQPFGGWKFSGTTGKFAGGYWYLQQFMREQSRTRVE from the coding sequence GTGCACCCCGAAGAGTTCGAGAACGAACTGACGCTTCTCACCTATCAACAGAACGGAGACGAGGACGAGTTCCACGAGGCCTACGAGACAGCGGTGGAGTCCGTGAAGGCTGATCTGGGAGCGTACCACGGGCTACACATCGACGGCAGTAACGTCGATACAGACGACCGATTCGAAGTGACGAGTCCGGGGGACTTCGACCTCGAGATCGGCGAGTTCGCCGCGGGCGGCGAATCGGAGGTCAACGCCGCGGTGAGCGCCGCCAAGGCGGCGTTCCCCGAGTGGGAGCGTCGCGATGTCGACGCGCGCACCGAGGTGTTCCGGACCGCCGCCGACCGCATGCGTGACCGTAAGTTCGAGTTGGCGGCGACGATGTCCCTCGAAAACGGGAAGAATCGGACCGAAGCGATGGCCGACGTCGACGAGGCTATCGACTTCCTCCGGTTCTATAGCCGGGAACTGGAGCGCTCCGACGGCTATCGGTTCGATACCGGCCAACCGACGCCGCACCAGCACACCACGAACCTGCTACGCCCGTACGGCGTCTTTGCGGTCGTCGCTCCATTCAACTTCCCGTTGGCCATCCTCGTCGGAATGACTACCGGTGCGATGGTCACCGGAAACACCATCGTCGCCAAACCCGCGAGCGCGACGCCGTTGATCGCTCACAAGTACGTCGACATTCTCACCGACGCGGGGATTCCCGACGGGGTGTGCAACTTGGTCACGGGAGGCGGTCGGGAGGTCGGCCAACCCCTCACCGAACACGAGGACGTCGCGGGTGTGGCGTTCACGGGATCGCGCGAAGTCGGCCTCGATATCGAGCGGACGTTCCGGGAGCGGGGCAAGCGCGGGCCCGTCATCGCCGAACTCGGGGGGAAGAATCCGGTCATCGTCAGCGACGAGGCCGACCTCGACGGTGCGGTCGAAGGGGTCACGAAGGGCGCGTTCTCGTTCAGCGGCCAGAAGTGTTCGGCGACCTCTCGCGTGTACGTCTACGAGGACATCTTCGACGAGTTCACCGATCGACTGGTGGACGCGACCGAGCAGTTGGGGATCGGTCGCAGTGAGAAACTCGAAACCGTCGTCAATCCCGTCATCGACGACGGTGCGCTCGAACGATATCGGCGAATCACCGAACAGGCACGGACCGACGGGACGGTCCGGACGGGCGGGTCCGTCGTCGACGACGATGACCTGCCTGAGGGGCGATACGTCGAACCCACCGTCGTTACCGACATCCCCCACGAGCACGACCTCGCTCGAGAGGAGCACTTCCTCCCGTTCGTGACCGTTCATCCCGTGTCTGGCTTGCGGGAGGGCATCGAGAAGTCCAACGACAGCGATTACGGCCTCTGTGCGGGCATCTTTTCGGAGGACGACGAGGAGGTCGAGCGCTGGTTCGACGAGGTCGAGTCCGGAATGTGTTACGCCAACCGAACCCAGAGCGCAACCACGGGAGCGCTCGTGCAGGCCCAGCCCTTCGGCGGCTGGAAGTTCTCCGGGACGACCGGCAAGTTTGCCGGCGGCTACTGGTACCTCCAGCAGTTCATGCGTGAGCAGAGCAGGACTCGCGTTGAATAG
- a CDS encoding DUF5789 family protein, whose protein sequence is MPDDKQGRDENADDEEGRQPEREQEEVRDRAHEDQAKLGDPSGQLGDLDEALEAQEYPTTTNELVEAYGDYEIETQRGTESLEEVLASTENQTFDSADDVRSRILGLIHR, encoded by the coding sequence ATGCCAGATGACAAACAGGGCCGAGATGAGAACGCGGATGACGAAGAGGGACGCCAGCCAGAGCGGGAGCAGGAGGAAGTACGTGACCGCGCCCATGAAGACCAAGCGAAGCTTGGCGACCCTAGTGGCCAGCTCGGTGACCTCGATGAAGCGCTCGAAGCACAGGAGTATCCAACCACGACGAACGAATTGGTCGAGGCCTACGGCGACTACGAGATCGAAACTCAGCGAGGGACGGAATCCCTCGAAGAAGTACTTGCTTCGACTGAGAACCAAACGTTCGACTCTGCCGATGACGTTCGAAGTCGGATACTGGGACTGATACACCGCTAG